In a genomic window of Halalkalicoccus sp. CG83:
- a CDS encoding gluconate 2-dehydrogenase subunit 3 family protein — MELTRRDALVALGAVGAIGAIGAGTAAVGVRDLDDGESDENGERIRETLVAAAEVVYPSELSGIETFVGTFLDGRLDREDHAAGLHDAVEELDDLAAEWYDGRFATLSREDRDRLLREVGAHTAEENPDGTTAQRVRYYVVNELLLALYSSPTGGELAGLENPQGHPGGIDSYRRGPSA; from the coding sequence CGGTGCCATCGGTGCCGGCACGGCCGCGGTCGGGGTCCGCGACCTCGACGACGGCGAGTCCGACGAGAACGGCGAGCGGATTCGGGAGACGCTGGTCGCCGCCGCCGAGGTCGTCTATCCGAGCGAACTCTCCGGCATCGAGACGTTCGTCGGGACGTTCCTCGATGGCCGTCTCGATCGGGAGGACCACGCCGCCGGTCTGCACGACGCCGTCGAGGAGCTCGACGATCTGGCCGCCGAGTGGTACGACGGCCGGTTCGCCACGCTCTCTCGGGAGGACCGCGACCGCCTCCTCCGGGAGGTCGGAGCACACACGGCCGAGGAGAATCCCGACGGCACGACCGCCCAGCGGGTTCGCTACTACGTGGTCAACGAGCTGCTGTTGGCGCTGTACTCCTCGCCGACCGGCGGCGAGCTGGCCGGCCTCGAGAACCCACAGGGTCACCCGGGCGGGATCGACTCCTACCGGCGGGGGCCGAGCGCGTGA